One region of Natronorubrum aibiense genomic DNA includes:
- the gatC gene encoding Asp-tRNA(Asn)/Glu-tRNA(Gln) amidotransferase subunit GatC, translated as MSDDAVSPEEVRHVAELARVGLDDDEVDQFTRQFADILEYFETLDEVPEVDREADLTNVMRPDEVRDSLERESALENASETEDGFFKGPNVS; from the coding sequence ATGAGCGACGACGCCGTCAGTCCCGAGGAGGTCCGCCACGTCGCGGAACTGGCTCGCGTCGGCCTCGACGACGACGAGGTCGACCAGTTCACGCGACAGTTCGCGGACATCCTCGAGTATTTCGAGACGTTAGACGAGGTACCCGAAGTCGACCGAGAGGCCGACCTGACGAACGTGATGCGACCCGACGAGGTCCGCGACTCGCTCGAGCGCGAGTCGGCCCTCGAGAACGCCTCCGAAACCGAAGACGGCTTTTTCAAAGGCCCGAACGTCTCCTGA
- a CDS encoding transcription initiation factor IIB, giving the protein MTDTTIRTRSGERSQRESTESSERATEREQCPECGGRLVSDAEHAETVCDDCGLVVDEGEIDRGPEWRAFDASEKDEKSRVGAPTTNMMHDQGLSTNIGWQNKDAYGKSLSSRQRKKMQRLRTWNERFRTRDSKERNLKQALGEIDRMASALGLPKNVRETASVIYRRALEEDLLPGRSIEGVATSALYAAARQAGTPRSLDEIAAVSRVEKDEIARTYRYVIRELGLEVQPADPENYVPRFASELDLSDETERRARSLLSSAKEQGIHSGKSPVGLAAAAVYAAALLTNEKVTQNDVSDVASISEVTIRNRYHELLEAEDSGLA; this is encoded by the coding sequence ATGACTGATACCACGATCCGAACGCGGAGCGGCGAGCGCAGTCAGCGCGAATCGACCGAGTCGAGCGAGCGAGCGACCGAACGAGAACAGTGTCCGGAGTGTGGCGGCCGCCTCGTCTCCGATGCAGAACACGCCGAAACCGTCTGTGACGACTGTGGACTCGTCGTCGACGAAGGCGAGATCGACCGCGGCCCCGAGTGGCGGGCGTTCGACGCCAGCGAGAAAGACGAGAAATCCCGCGTCGGCGCCCCCACGACGAATATGATGCACGATCAGGGGCTCTCGACGAACATCGGCTGGCAGAACAAAGACGCCTACGGGAAATCCCTCTCGAGTCGCCAGCGAAAGAAGATGCAGCGCCTCCGTACGTGGAACGAGCGCTTTCGCACCCGCGACTCGAAAGAGCGCAACCTCAAACAGGCACTGGGCGAGATCGACCGCATGGCGTCGGCGCTCGGGCTCCCCAAGAACGTCCGTGAGACGGCGAGTGTCATCTATCGCCGCGCCTTAGAGGAGGACCTGCTGCCGGGTCGTTCGATCGAAGGCGTTGCGACGTCCGCGCTGTACGCTGCCGCCCGCCAGGCTGGCACGCCACGGAGCCTCGACGAAATCGCGGCCGTCTCCCGCGTCGAGAAAGACGAGATCGCCCGCACCTACCGCTACGTGATCCGGGAACTCGGCCTCGAGGTCCAGCCGGCCGATCCCGAAAACTACGTCCCGCGCTTTGCCAGCGAACTCGATCTCTCCGACGAGACCGAACGCCGCGCTCGCAGCCTCCTGTCGTCCGCGAAAGAACAGGGTATCCACAGCGGCAAGTCGCCGGTCGGCCTCGCCGCCGCCGCCGTCTACGCCGCCGCACTGTTGACGAACGAAAAAGTCACCCAGAACGATGTCAGCGACGTCGCCAGCATCTCGGAAGTGACGATCCGAAACCGCTATCACGAGTTGCTCGAGGCCGAAGACAGCGGGCTGGCCTGA
- a CDS encoding alpha/beta fold hydrolase, translating into MVMTSAEHVGTDAASCSTVDAESTVRHVNGVELHVVEAGDDDGPLVVLLHGFPEYWYGWHRQLEPLVDAGYRVIVPDQRGYNLSEKPTGVGAYRVRECSRDVAALISGAGRERAHVVGHDWGGMVAWDLALREPSTVDRLGIVNAPQPSVFRQHLRSNPEQLRRSWYVFWFQLPWLPELAVRVSDFRLLERALRATAAPGTFSETDLERYGSAWRVDGALTGMLNWYRAAARYPPTYPRAQVDVPTMIVWGESDTALTTPLAVDSDQRCPTSRLELLPETSHWVQHERPERLSELLLEWLSGA; encoded by the coding sequence ATGGTTATGACGTCGGCCGAGCACGTCGGGACGGATGCGGCGAGTTGCTCGACGGTCGATGCGGAATCGACGGTGCGACACGTTAACGGAGTGGAACTGCACGTCGTCGAAGCCGGCGACGATGACGGGCCGCTGGTCGTCTTGCTCCACGGCTTCCCCGAGTACTGGTACGGCTGGCACCGCCAACTCGAGCCGCTCGTCGACGCCGGCTATCGCGTTATCGTCCCCGACCAGCGCGGCTACAACCTGAGCGAGAAGCCGACGGGAGTGGGCGCGTATCGAGTTCGAGAGTGTTCTCGGGACGTCGCCGCGCTCATCTCGGGGGCGGGTCGCGAGCGGGCACACGTCGTCGGCCACGACTGGGGCGGGATGGTCGCCTGGGACCTCGCACTCCGAGAGCCGTCCACGGTTGATCGACTCGGCATCGTCAACGCACCCCAGCCGAGCGTCTTTCGCCAGCACCTCCGCTCGAACCCCGAGCAGTTGCGCCGAAGCTGGTACGTGTTCTGGTTCCAGCTTCCGTGGCTGCCCGAGCTCGCCGTCCGTGTCAGCGACTTTCGCCTGCTCGAGCGAGCGCTTCGAGCGACCGCTGCTCCGGGAACGTTCAGCGAGACGGATCTCGAACGCTATGGTTCGGCGTGGCGTGTCGACGGCGCGCTCACCGGCATGCTCAACTGGTATCGTGCAGCGGCTCGCTACCCGCCGACGTATCCTCGAGCGCAGGTCGACGTGCCGACTATGATCGTCTGGGGCGAGTCGGATACCGCACTGACGACCCCGTTGGCAGTCGACAGCGACCAACGGTGTCCGACCAGCCGCCTCGAACTGCTGCCCGAGACGAGCCACTGGGTGCAACACGAACGGCCAGAACGACTGTCCGAACTGCTACTCGAATGGCTTTCGGGCGCGTAA
- a CDS encoding helix-turn-helix domain-containing protein → MAQATLTITMPEQVWIQQLSTAYPAATFRVLAAVPGSETGFALVRISSTEIDDVIADMRDHPQILELTLAESSEDEATVHFETTAPLLLFSAREAGMPIELPVEVVDGEATIEVTGSRDRLAELAEQFERFGLSYRIEHVREHLHESQLLSDRQLEVAVAAVEEGYYDTPRRCSLTELAEQLGIAKSTCSETLHRAEEGIIKRFVEDLPDPDTEEPLEDQLAHS, encoded by the coding sequence ATGGCCCAGGCGACACTCACAATCACGATGCCCGAACAGGTCTGGATCCAACAGCTGTCGACGGCGTATCCGGCGGCGACCTTTCGGGTACTCGCGGCCGTCCCCGGCTCCGAGACCGGATTCGCCCTCGTTCGGATCTCCAGCACCGAAATCGACGACGTGATCGCGGACATGCGCGACCACCCCCAGATCCTCGAACTCACGCTCGCCGAGTCGAGCGAGGACGAGGCGACGGTTCATTTCGAGACGACCGCCCCGCTGCTGTTGTTTTCCGCGCGGGAAGCCGGAATGCCGATCGAACTCCCCGTCGAAGTGGTCGACGGCGAGGCGACGATCGAAGTCACCGGTTCCCGGGACCGCCTCGCCGAACTCGCCGAACAGTTCGAGCGATTCGGTCTCTCGTATCGGATCGAGCACGTCCGCGAGCACCTCCACGAGAGTCAGTTACTCTCGGACCGCCAACTCGAGGTCGCCGTGGCCGCCGTCGAAGAGGGCTACTACGATACGCCTCGTCGCTGCTCGTTGACGGAACTCGCTGAGCAACTCGGAATCGCAAAATCGACCTGCAGTGAGACACTCCACCGAGCCGAAGAGGGGATCATCAAACGGTTCGTCGAGGACCTCCCCGACCCCGATACCGAAGAGCCGCTCGAGGACCAGCTCGCACACAGCTGA
- a CDS encoding cupin domain-containing protein: protein MTDIDQPPTSTERQQLESLDDTPHAHVFDGEPKTVRLSLAAGERVPAHRHPDREIVCFVVDGVLELTLGDENYEVETGDVIRFDGAQEIEPTARTETTALLVLAHRRE from the coding sequence ATGACTGACATCGATCAGCCGCCGACGTCGACCGAACGACAGCAACTCGAGTCACTCGACGATACCCCCCACGCACACGTGTTCGACGGCGAACCCAAAACAGTCCGACTCAGCCTCGCCGCGGGTGAGCGAGTACCGGCACACCGACATCCCGACAGAGAAATCGTGTGTTTCGTCGTCGACGGCGTCCTCGAGTTAACGCTCGGAGATGAGAACTACGAGGTTGAAACGGGAGACGTGATCCGGTTCGATGGCGCACAGGAGATCGAGCCCACAGCACGGACCGAGACGACGGCGCTACTCGTGTTGGCACACCGTCGCGAGTAA
- a CDS encoding 4Fe-4S ferredoxin N-terminal domain-containing protein, with protein MSTDDESFHPLGQEWEGELEEMLDDTEYDSDLGMKMAQDAMRVTKGELSEAEFHEMYHDDVMDEFGVDDRPTEAAYEQAQEEQKGTATRMLEAFEGDGEQSRRETMKKMGAGAAAVGLGAWGTADDGPEANLAAADDHSSYGKVENDGTQLGMVIDLERCDGCLSCVAACQEENNTDQGVNWMYVLDYEEPDGDNSGSRNRLVRPCQHCTDAPCEKVCPTTARHTRDKDGLVLTDYDVCIGCRYCQVACPYGVNYFQWDEPSVTTDEIEQEAQDMGMDGDHMTDHRGRWVDSRAPRGVMSKCTMCPTRQDGHMGDEKVGTTACEDACPPEAINFGDMNDPESKPQQYLTNVVQTRAERMVDGQSPNREDVQESYDFLEGDVELLDMEYLENGEQDEIEAALFIQGELSESELTLEDEELRDIVIDIIGEADALAELEEEELGTLADVLLGDASENDVDSDDLDAANAAIDTVITDAEEGIEAVVDRYESREITPAEVEESLALLDGEEEPWVTEEGITDEDSARSVLEAYAGGEASTFKLLEDVGTNPNVTYIGNEPGPEAEQVEGPVAYSDIGGTDNRKDVLDEKTVGNAGVSL; from the coding sequence ATGAGCACGGACGACGAATCATTCCACCCACTCGGTCAAGAGTGGGAAGGCGAACTCGAGGAGATGCTCGATGACACCGAGTACGACAGCGACCTGGGAATGAAGATGGCCCAGGACGCGATGCGGGTCACGAAAGGCGAGCTCTCCGAGGCCGAATTCCACGAAATGTATCACGACGATGTGATGGATGAATTCGGCGTCGACGACCGCCCAACCGAAGCCGCCTACGAGCAGGCTCAAGAAGAGCAGAAGGGAACTGCGACCCGGATGCTCGAGGCCTTCGAGGGCGACGGCGAACAGAGCCGCCGCGAGACGATGAAGAAAATGGGTGCCGGTGCAGCGGCCGTCGGTCTCGGTGCGTGGGGCACCGCCGACGACGGTCCGGAGGCGAACCTCGCCGCGGCCGACGACCACTCCAGCTACGGGAAGGTCGAAAACGACGGCACCCAGCTCGGGATGGTTATCGACCTCGAGCGCTGTGACGGCTGTCTCTCCTGTGTTGCTGCCTGTCAGGAAGAGAACAACACCGACCAGGGTGTCAACTGGATGTACGTCCTCGATTACGAGGAACCCGACGGGGACAACTCCGGGTCGCGAAACCGACTCGTCCGACCGTGTCAGCACTGTACTGACGCGCCCTGTGAGAAGGTCTGTCCGACGACGGCTCGACACACCCGTGACAAAGACGGCCTCGTCTTGACCGACTACGACGTCTGTATCGGCTGTCGCTACTGTCAGGTCGCCTGTCCGTACGGCGTCAACTACTTCCAGTGGGACGAGCCGTCGGTTACGACGGACGAGATCGAACAGGAAGCCCAGGACATGGGCATGGACGGCGACCACATGACCGACCACCGCGGTCGCTGGGTCGACAGTCGCGCTCCCCGTGGTGTGATGAGCAAGTGTACCATGTGCCCGACCCGACAGGACGGTCACATGGGTGACGAGAAGGTCGGAACGACGGCCTGTGAGGACGCCTGCCCGCCGGAAGCGATCAACTTCGGCGACATGAACGACCCCGAGAGCAAACCGCAGCAGTATCTCACCAACGTCGTTCAGACCCGTGCAGAGCGCATGGTTGACGGCCAGAGCCCCAACCGCGAAGACGTCCAGGAGTCGTACGACTTCCTCGAGGGCGACGTCGAACTGCTCGACATGGAGTACCTCGAGAACGGCGAGCAGGACGAAATCGAAGCTGCGTTGTTCATTCAGGGTGAACTCTCCGAGAGCGAGCTGACGCTCGAGGACGAGGAACTCCGCGACATCGTCATCGACATCATCGGCGAGGCCGATGCACTCGCCGAACTCGAAGAGGAGGAACTCGGCACGCTCGCCGACGTCCTGCTCGGCGATGCAAGCGAGAACGACGTCGATTCGGACGACCTTGACGCTGCCAACGCAGCGATCGACACCGTCATCACGGACGCCGAGGAAGGCATTGAGGCTGTCGTCGACCGATACGAATCGCGCGAGATCACGCCCGCCGAAGTCGAAGAGTCGCTGGCGCTGCTCGACGGCGAAGAGGAGCCGTGGGTGACCGAAGAAGGGATCACCGACGAAGACAGCGCCCGGAGCGTGCTCGAGGCCTACGCCGGCGGCGAAGCGTCGACGTTCAAACTGCTCGAGGACGTTGGGACGAACCCGAACGTCACCTACATCGGCAACGAACCCGGCCCAGAGGCCGAACAGGTCGAAGGCCCCGTTGCATACTCTGACATCGGCGGGACGGACAACCGCAAAGACGTGCTCGACGAGAAGACCGTCGGTAACGCTGGGGTGAGCCTATGA
- the nrfD gene encoding NrfD/PsrC family molybdoenzyme membrane anchor subunit, with translation MSTKTPSEADILRPVNNVSKKYFMLFGAAALALGAFLVAWMYQLANGMAVTGLSDWGSGGGVTWGLYIGAFIWWVGIAHGGIILSAAVRLLDMDRYMPVARLAELLTIAGLSAAGFYILVHMGRPDRMVTSVLGHYHITVNNSPLVWDVTVITAYFVLTATYLALTLRYDITRLRDQLPDYFEPVYKVLTLGYTKDEDEIVERMVWWLALAIIIMAPLLLHGGVIPWLFAVLPGMPGWFSAVQGPQFLTIALTSAISGVIIVAAAFRRAYDWDHIMTDDVFRGLLLWLGFFCLLFLWLQLQQNVVGLFKAPVNVGVARQATIGHPLYQLSMGMVFLTLAFIFAQTVRPSLFSRTRAIVAAFAVLTATLIEKMLFVVEGFFHPTFEIYAATPGEYFPSAIEWLSLLGTTGLVVLIFLVVSKLVPVVELHAVEHLRGDHGHGHEADETETTKEVKA, from the coding sequence ATGAGTACCAAGACCCCATCCGAAGCGGACATTCTCCGACCGGTCAACAACGTCTCGAAGAAGTACTTCATGCTGTTCGGTGCCGCCGCGTTGGCACTCGGTGCGTTCCTCGTCGCCTGGATGTACCAGTTGGCAAATGGGATGGCCGTCACTGGCCTCTCGGACTGGGGATCCGGTGGCGGTGTGACGTGGGGGCTGTACATCGGTGCGTTCATTTGGTGGGTCGGGATCGCTCACGGGGGGATTATTCTCTCTGCAGCCGTCCGCCTGCTCGACATGGACCGTTATATGCCGGTCGCCCGACTGGCCGAACTGCTGACGATTGCCGGCCTTTCCGCTGCTGGATTTTATATTCTGGTCCACATGGGTCGACCGGACCGAATGGTCACGAGCGTGCTCGGTCACTACCACATCACGGTCAACAACTCGCCACTGGTGTGGGACGTGACGGTCATTACGGCGTACTTCGTCCTGACAGCGACGTACCTCGCGCTGACGCTCCGGTATGACATCACGCGACTGCGTGATCAGCTGCCGGACTACTTCGAGCCGGTCTACAAGGTCCTGACCCTCGGCTACACCAAAGACGAAGACGAGATCGTTGAGCGGATGGTCTGGTGGCTCGCACTCGCGATCATCATCATGGCACCACTCCTGCTTCACGGCGGTGTGATCCCGTGGCTGTTCGCGGTGCTCCCCGGTATGCCCGGCTGGTTCAGTGCCGTGCAGGGACCACAGTTCCTGACTATCGCGCTGACCTCCGCGATCAGTGGCGTCATCATCGTCGCCGCCGCGTTCCGCCGTGCCTACGACTGGGACCACATCATGACTGACGACGTCTTCCGTGGCCTGCTCCTGTGGCTCGGATTCTTCTGTCTGCTGTTCCTCTGGTTGCAGCTCCAGCAGAACGTCGTCGGCCTGTTCAAGGCCCCGGTCAACGTCGGCGTCGCACGGCAGGCGACGATCGGACACCCACTGTACCAGCTCTCGATGGGCATGGTCTTCCTGACGCTCGCGTTCATCTTCGCACAGACGGTCCGTCCATCGTTGTTTTCGAGGACTCGAGCCATTGTCGCTGCATTCGCAGTGCTCACGGCAACCCTGATCGAGAAGATGTTGTTCGTCGTCGAGGGCTTCTTCCACCCGACGTTCGAAATCTACGCCGCAACGCCCGGAGAGTACTTTCCGAGTGCGATCGAGTGGCTCTCGCTGCTCGGCACGACGGGACTTGTCGTGTTGATCTTCCTCGTCGTCTCCAAGCTCGTCCCCGTGGTCGAACTCCACGCGGTCGAACACCTTCGTGGCGATCACGGACACGGCCACGAGGCAGATGAAACCGAGACGACCAAGGAGGTGAAAGCATGA
- a CDS encoding Mrp/NBP35 family ATP-binding protein, protein MSITEHELKIELEGIEDPDIGEDIVSLGLVNDVRIEDETAKISLALNAPYAPSEMELGNRIREVVSEAGLEADLRAHVGSEHGFDDEVLPRVRNVIAVSSGKGGVGKTTVAANLAAGLEKRGAMVGLLDADIHGPNVPRILPVETEPGVTPSEDIVPPRSDGVRVISMGFMMEEEDDPAILRGPMVNKFMLKFLEGVEWGRLDYLIVDLPPGTGDATLNLLQSMPVTGAVVVTTPQEMALDDTRKGIQMFNKHDTPVLGVVENMSSFVCPSCGDEHGLFGTEGAQSIVDKYDIPLLGQIPIHPDFGAEGSEGALVKDDSSPVQETVEEFVAEVSDRVGETNRRTVAEHVGGGEPDDALPTETED, encoded by the coding sequence ATGAGTATCACAGAACACGAACTCAAGATCGAACTCGAGGGGATCGAAGATCCGGACATCGGCGAGGACATCGTCTCGCTCGGGTTGGTCAACGACGTCCGCATCGAGGACGAGACGGCCAAGATCTCGCTTGCACTGAACGCGCCGTATGCGCCCTCCGAGATGGAACTCGGCAACCGAATTCGTGAAGTCGTCAGTGAGGCCGGGCTCGAGGCCGACCTACGTGCCCACGTCGGTTCGGAACACGGGTTCGACGACGAAGTGTTGCCCCGCGTGCGAAACGTCATCGCCGTCTCCTCCGGGAAAGGCGGTGTTGGGAAGACGACGGTCGCTGCAAATCTCGCTGCGGGCCTCGAGAAGCGCGGTGCCATGGTCGGCCTGCTCGACGCCGACATTCACGGGCCGAACGTCCCACGGATTCTGCCGGTCGAGACCGAGCCCGGAGTCACCCCGAGCGAGGATATCGTTCCACCGCGCTCCGACGGCGTCCGGGTCATCAGTATGGGCTTTATGATGGAAGAGGAAGACGACCCCGCGATCCTCCGCGGCCCGATGGTCAACAAGTTCATGCTGAAGTTCCTCGAGGGTGTCGAGTGGGGCCGACTCGACTACCTCATCGTCGACCTGCCGCCGGGAACGGGTGACGCGACGCTGAATCTGTTGCAGTCGATGCCCGTGACGGGGGCCGTCGTCGTCACGACGCCCCAGGAGATGGCGCTCGACGACACGCGGAAAGGCATCCAGATGTTCAACAAACACGACACACCAGTGCTGGGCGTCGTCGAGAACATGAGTTCGTTCGTCTGCCCGTCCTGTGGCGACGAACACGGCCTCTTTGGCACCGAGGGTGCCCAGAGCATCGTCGACAAGTACGACATCCCGCTGCTCGGCCAGATTCCGATCCACCCCGACTTCGGTGCCGAGGGCAGCGAAGGTGCGCTGGTCAAAGACGATTCGAGTCCGGTCCAAGAAACCGTCGAGGAGTTCGTTGCGGAAGTGTCCGACCGCGTCGGCGAGACCAACCGCCGGACGGTCGCCGAACACGTCGGTGGCGGCGAACCGGACGACGCGCTCCCGACCGAAACGGAAGACTAG
- a CDS encoding amphi-Trp domain-containing protein, protein MAEKTDYSAQLSRDEAADLVQELAQEIRGEGPAEVGVGNKLLTLSPPPELEYEVEVEERSPMLRGPREKITVTLEWKLEKEP, encoded by the coding sequence ATGGCGGAGAAAACCGATTACAGTGCGCAACTGTCACGAGACGAGGCTGCCGATCTGGTACAGGAACTCGCTCAGGAGATTCGAGGCGAGGGCCCCGCCGAGGTCGGCGTCGGCAACAAGCTGCTGACGCTCTCGCCGCCGCCGGAACTCGAGTACGAAGTCGAGGTCGAAGAGCGCTCGCCGATGCTCCGTGGCCCGCGCGAAAAAATCACGGTAACGCTCGAGTGGAAACTGGAAAAAGAGCCCTGA
- a CDS encoding asparagine synthetase B family protein, with amino-acid sequence MTAIRGTDVETVRLALEDDEPLPGTVGFAGELDEMVVRDVLGRVPLYVEADHDPSSPDSQWAFEPAALETPELVPPGSTLDLTAETDSERRWTLPEPPLETDHDAALERLSNAIRTATDAARAPDREVAVAFSGGVDSALVAELLDAPLFVVGFPDSHDVEAARTAADAMGRELTVVELEPADLERATPRVARAIGRTNAMDVQIALPLYLVGEHVAAEGFDALAVGQGADELFGGYEKVVRLDHRVDAETTRGAVREGIATLPDQLPRDIHAIEATGLEPVAPLLHDAVVDAALRLPDALLADEQQRKRALRLVAADVLPESVSTRDKKAVQYGSLVARELDRLARQAGYKRRIDDHVTKYVRSLLEDEPNAPA; translated from the coding sequence ATGACAGCGATCCGCGGCACCGACGTCGAAACCGTCCGTCTAGCGCTCGAAGACGACGAGCCGTTACCGGGGACGGTCGGCTTCGCCGGCGAACTCGATGAGATGGTCGTCCGTGACGTCCTCGGCCGTGTGCCACTGTACGTCGAGGCCGATCACGACCCTTCGAGCCCCGATTCCCAGTGGGCGTTCGAGCCCGCCGCCCTCGAGACGCCGGAACTCGTCCCGCCGGGGTCGACGCTGGATTTGACAGCCGAGACCGACTCCGAGCGCCGGTGGACGCTTCCCGAGCCGCCGCTCGAGACGGACCACGACGCGGCACTCGAACGGCTCTCGAATGCGATTCGAACGGCGACCGACGCGGCTCGAGCGCCAGACCGTGAGGTCGCCGTCGCCTTCTCCGGCGGTGTCGACTCCGCGCTGGTCGCCGAACTCCTCGACGCGCCGCTTTTCGTCGTCGGCTTCCCGGACAGCCACGACGTCGAGGCCGCCCGGACGGCCGCCGACGCGATGGGACGCGAGCTGACCGTCGTCGAACTCGAGCCGGCGGATCTCGAGCGAGCCACGCCGCGGGTCGCCCGCGCGATCGGGCGAACGAACGCCATGGACGTTCAGATCGCGCTGCCGCTGTATCTGGTCGGCGAACACGTCGCCGCCGAGGGCTTCGACGCGCTGGCAGTCGGGCAGGGAGCCGACGAACTGTTCGGCGGCTACGAGAAAGTCGTCCGTCTCGATCACCGTGTCGACGCCGAGACGACCCGCGGAGCCGTTCGCGAGGGAATCGCGACGCTACCCGACCAGCTCCCCCGTGATATCCACGCAATCGAGGCGACAGGACTCGAGCCAGTCGCGCCCCTGCTCCACGACGCCGTCGTCGACGCCGCACTGCGACTCCCGGACGCCCTGCTGGCCGACGAGCAACAGCGCAAACGCGCACTGCGGCTCGTCGCCGCCGACGTGCTCCCCGAATCGGTCTCCACGCGAGATAAAAAAGCCGTCCAGTACGGCAGCCTCGTTGCCCGTGAACTGGATCGGCTCGCCCGACAGGCCGGCTACAAACGCCGCATCGACGACCACGTCACGAAGTACGTCCGCTCGCTGCTCGAAGACGAGCCCAACGCCCCGGCGTGA
- a CDS encoding PHP domain-containing protein: MLSVELHAHSSLSYDGRDPVELILEQADAVGLDAIAVTDHDEIDASLAAAERAPEYGLIGIPAMEISSKAGHILGFGLEEAVPPGLSYESTLEAIHDQGGLAVIPHPFQESRHGVMARISRDELAKGDAIEIYNSRLLTGRANRQAERFANSRGLPATAGSDAHISEMVGQAVTRVDADDRSVDAILDAIRDGRTSVEGKRTPWRISFRQAAGGVSRRVRNGFLGLFR, from the coding sequence GTGCTGTCGGTTGAACTCCACGCTCACTCGTCGTTGTCCTATGACGGTCGGGACCCGGTCGAACTGATCTTAGAACAGGCAGACGCCGTCGGCCTGGACGCGATCGCCGTGACCGACCACGACGAAATCGACGCCAGCCTCGCCGCCGCCGAACGCGCCCCCGAGTACGGCCTGATCGGCATTCCGGCGATGGAAATCTCGAGCAAGGCCGGCCACATTCTGGGCTTCGGACTCGAGGAAGCCGTCCCGCCCGGACTCTCCTACGAGTCGACGCTCGAAGCGATCCACGACCAGGGCGGACTCGCGGTGATCCCTCACCCGTTCCAAGAGTCGCGCCACGGCGTGATGGCCCGGATCTCTCGCGACGAACTTGCCAAGGGCGACGCGATCGAGATCTACAACTCCCGGCTGTTGACCGGCCGCGCGAACCGGCAGGCCGAGCGTTTCGCGAACTCCCGCGGGCTGCCGGCGACCGCGGGCAGTGACGCTCACATCAGCGAGATGGTCGGGCAAGCCGTCACCCGCGTCGACGCCGACGACCGCTCCGTCGACGCCATCCTCGACGCGATTCGCGACGGTCGCACCTCCGTCGAAGGCAAGCGTACCCCGTGGCGGATCAGCTTTCGACAGGCCGCCGGCGGCGTCTCACGTCGCGTCAGAAACGGGTTTCTGGGGCTGTTCCGATGA
- a CDS encoding UPF0179 family protein: protein MSTVTLIGTRLAEPGTEFVYHGEADACAGCPYRSQCLNLDDGIKYRITSVRENAQTLECAMHDGGVRAVEVEPVSVRANITSKGAFAGSKTSLPGPCPYVDCPSHEYCEPDAIEFDTEYRIRDIVGDPPHEVCHLNRSLELVELDPDE from the coding sequence ATGTCCACCGTTACGCTCATTGGGACTCGGCTCGCCGAGCCGGGAACCGAGTTCGTCTATCACGGCGAGGCCGATGCCTGCGCCGGCTGCCCCTACCGGAGTCAGTGTCTCAACTTGGACGACGGTATCAAATACCGCATCACGTCCGTCCGCGAGAACGCCCAGACCCTCGAGTGTGCCATGCACGACGGCGGCGTCCGCGCCGTCGAAGTCGAACCCGTCTCCGTGCGCGCGAACATCACGTCGAAAGGCGCGTTCGCCGGCAGCAAAACGAGCCTGCCCGGCCCCTGCCCGTACGTCGACTGTCCGAGCCACGAGTACTGCGAGCCCGACGCGATCGAGTTCGACACTGAGTACCGCATCCGCGACATCGTCGGTGATCCACCGCACGAGGTCTGTCATCTGAATCGGTCGCTCGAGTTGGTCGAACTCGATCCCGACGAGTAG
- a CDS encoding DUF5820 family protein, whose amino-acid sequence MTDTASTDDSDGSLAGLADGWDVWSHGDDGRLVLAYRPDVFNADDFPAACLPTLYVTHGKRTRRPGTNPTSRTGETDWYVTLYLEPDVSAENERFSTRDDAVSRALELARAFTDGEIDYRGLYQVPRERYFEQLDELTGSANGESA is encoded by the coding sequence ATGACCGACACGGCGTCCACCGACGACTCCGACGGCTCGCTCGCCGGACTGGCGGACGGCTGGGACGTCTGGAGCCACGGCGACGACGGCCGACTCGTCCTCGCGTACCGTCCTGACGTGTTCAACGCCGACGACTTTCCCGCGGCCTGTCTCCCAACGCTGTACGTGACCCACGGCAAACGTACTCGCCGCCCCGGGACGAATCCGACCAGCCGAACCGGTGAGACCGACTGGTACGTGACGCTCTATCTCGAGCCCGACGTCTCAGCCGAGAACGAGCGATTTTCGACGCGAGACGACGCCGTCTCCCGCGCGCTCGAGCTCGCTCGAGCGTTCACCGACGGCGAGATCGACTACCGCGGCCTCTATCAGGTGCCGCGCGAGAGGTACTTCGAACAACTCGACGAGTTAACCGGATCGGCCAACGGCGAGTCCGCGTAA